The Homalodisca vitripennis isolate AUS2020 unplaced genomic scaffold, UT_GWSS_2.1 ScUCBcl_2815;HRSCAF=7921, whole genome shotgun sequence genome includes a region encoding these proteins:
- the LOC124372265 gene encoding uncharacterized protein LOC124372265: protein MSNRVLHSEGYRCNSGGIYHVNDGYYYLRHSVDFNKIFVRCAMRKSCGARGSLPLCAQDRTVDKFVRSKPHNHAPDFTYLGVLSLRKAMLRRSREETTDYKTIFNEECNSVGEEISSQLDYKSMSTSMWRERRFAMNRTPKSLVDFGTTVEHSKYATTWGKTSETEKYYPGHCGGY from the exons ATGTCAAACCGTGTCTTGCACAGTGAAGGTTATCGGTGCAACAGCGGCGGCATTTACCATGTGAACGACGGGTATTATTATTTGAGACACAGTGTCGACTTCAACAAGATCTTTGTCCGCTGTGCCATGCGCAAAAGCTGTGGAGCGCGGGGTTCCTTGCCGCTGTGCGCACAGGACAGGACTGTGGACAAGTTTGTACGCTCTAAGCCGCACAATCATGCACCTGACTTTACGTACCTGGGGGTGTTGTCGTTGCGGAAGGCGATGTTAAGACGAAGTAGAGAAGAGACCACTGACTACAAGACTATATTCAACGAAGAATGTAACAG CGTTGGCGAAGAAATATCAAGTCAGCTGGACTACAAGTCAATGTCTACCTCTATGTGGCGGGAACGGCGATTCGCGATGAACCGCACCCCTAAAAGCTTAGTTGATTTtg GAACTACTGTGGAACACTCCAAGTACGCAACAACCTGGGGGAAGACCTCGGAGACGGAGAAGTACTACCCAGGGCACTGTGGTGGATACTAA